The following coding sequences are from one Ursus arctos isolate Adak ecotype North America unplaced genomic scaffold, UrsArc2.0 scaffold_23, whole genome shotgun sequence window:
- the CD248 gene encoding endosialin yields the protein MLLRLLLAWAAAVPTLGQAPWAAEPRAICGPGSCYALFQRRRTFLEAWRACRELGGDLATPRTPEEAQRVDSLVGSGPASQLLWIGLQRQARQCQPQRPLRGFTWTTGDQDTAFTNWAQPATGGPCPAQRCAALEASGEHRWLEGSCTLAVDGYLCQFGFEGSCQALPDEAGQAGPAVYTTPFHLVSTELEWLPFGSVAAVPCQAGREASLLCVKQPEGGVGWSRAGPLCPAAGCGPDNGGCEHECVEEVDGRVSCRCTEGFRLAADGQSCEDPCAHAPCEQQCEPGGPQGYSCHCRLGFRPAEDEPHRCVDTDECQIAGVCQQMCVNYVGGFECYCREGHELEADGISCSPAGAMGARASQDLGDELLDDREDEEDEHEAWETFDGSWTEVPGIPWMEATQPPDFGLAYRPSFPEEEEHQMPYLDPTWPPPLSAPRVPYHSSVISVTRPVVVSATRPTLPSAHRPPMISATRPPQAPAPEPPMIPARHPALPPDHQFPMISANHPDLPFAYQPPIVSATHPARPPAHQPPIISAKHPELPPVFPDTQVTDTQTTAHVPQIPANHTPLNTTNSAHQSLVTPDVPALQAQATPLPITSTVQPPLTTTSRSPVLPAHQVPGSSSIQTPAPHITLTSEPPQSPTNQTSFTSPTHPHSKPPQVPREGAHDAKVAPWLPSAAPTALGEASPAGHSRRDDRWLLVALLVPTCVFLVVLLALGIVYCTRCGPHAPNKRVTDCYRWVTHTGSKGTTEPMPHRGSLTGVQTCRTSV from the coding sequence ATGCTGCTGCGCCTGCTGCTGGCCTGGGCGGCCGCGGTGCCCACGCTGGGCCAGGCCCCCTGGGCGGCCGAGCCCCGGGCCATCTGCGGCCCCGGCAGCTGCTACGCGCTCTTCCAGCGGCGCCGCACCTTCCTGGAGGCCTGGCGGGCCTGCCGCGAGTTGGGGGGCGACCTGGCCACGCCGCGGACCCCCGAGGAGGCTCAGCGTGTGGACAGCCTGGTGGGCTCCGGCCCGGCCAGCCAGCTGCTGTGGATCGGCCTGCAGCGGCAGGCCCGGCAATGCCAACCACAGCGCCCGCTGCGTGGCTTCACGTGGACCACGGGAGACCAGGACACGGCCTTCACCAACTGGGCCCAGCCGGCCACAGGGGGGCCCTGCCCGGCCCAGCGCTGCGCCGCCCTTGAGGCGAGCGGCGAGCATCGCTGGCTCGAGGGCTCTTGCACACTGGCCGTCGATGGCTACCTGTGCCAGTTCGGCTTCGAGGGCTCCTGCCAGGCGCTGCCAGATGAGGCGGGCCAGGCAGGCCCGGCGGTCTACACCACGCCCTTCCACCTGGTCTCCACCGAGTTGGAGTGGCTGCCCTTCGGCTCCGTGGCCGCTGTGCCTTGCCAGGCTGGCAGAGAAGCCTCCCTGCTCTGCGTGAAGCAGCCTGAGGGTGGCGTGGGCTGGTCTCGGGCCGGGCCCTTGTGCCCGGCTGCCGGCTGCGGCCCGGACAACGGGGGCTGCGAACACGAGTGCGTGGAGGAGGTGGACGGTCGTGTGTCCTGTCGCTGCACCGAGGGCTTCCGGCTGGCGGCGGACGGGCAAAGCTGCGAGGACCCGTGTGCCCATGCCCCGTGTGAGCAACAGTGTGAGCCTGGTGGGCCGCAGGGCTACAGCTGCCACTGTCGCCTGGGTTTCCGGCCGGCCGAGGATGAGCCACACCGCTGCGTGGACACGGACGAGTGCCAGATCGCCGGCGTGTGCCAGCAGATGTGTGTCAACTACGTCGGTGGCTTCGAGTGCTACTGCAGGGAGGGCCACGAGCTTGAGGCTGATGGCATCAGCTGCAGCCCCGCTGGGGCCATGGGTGCCCGGGCTTCCCAGGACCTAGGGGATGAGCTGCTGGATGACCGGGAGGATGAAGAGGATGAACATGAGGCCTGGGAGACCTTTGATGGTAGCTGGACGGAGGTGCCTGGGATCCCATGGATGGAGGCCACGCAGCCGCCTGACTTTGGCCTGGCCTATAGACCTAGTTtcccagaggaggaagagcaTCAGATGCCCTACCTGGACCCcacctggccacccccacttaGTGCTCCCAGGGTCCCCTACCACTCCTCAGTGATCTCTGTCACCCGACCCGTGGTGGTCTCTGCCACACGCCCCACACTGCCTTCTGCCCACCGACCCCCTATGATCTCTGCCACACGcccaccccaggcccctgcccctgAGCCCCCCATGATCCCTGCCAGGCACCCGGCTTTGCCTCCTGACCACCAGTTCCCCATGATCTCAGCCAACCATCCAGATCTGCCCTTTGCCTACCAACCCCCCATTGTCTCTGCCACTCACCCAGCACGGCCCCCTGCTCACCAGCCCCCAATTATCTCAGCCAAACATCCTGAACTGCCCCCTGTGTTTCCAGACACCCAGGTCACTGACACCCAGACCACCGCTCATGTGCCCCAGATCCCTGCTAACCACACTCCTCTGAATACCACTAACAGCGCCCATCAATCCCTTGTCACCCCAGATGTCCCGGCTCTCCAAGCCCAGGCCACCCCCCTTCCCATTACCTCGACTGTCCAGCCCCCTCTGACCACTACCTCCAGATCCCCTGTGCTCCCTGCCCATCAAGTCCCCGGGTCTTCTTCTATCCAGACCCCAGCCCCCCACATTACCCTCACCTCAGAGCCCCCTCAGAGCCCCACTAACCAGACGTCATTCACCAGCCCTACACACCCCCATTCCAAACCCCCCCAAGTCCCAAGGGAAGGTGCCCATGACGCCAAGGTGGCCCCATGGCTGCCCTCAGCAGCCCCCACAGCCCTGGGGGAGGCCAGTCCGGCAGGCCACAGCCGGAGGGATGACCGGTGGCTGCTGGTGGCACTCCTAGTGCCCACATGTGTCTTCTTGGTGGTCCTACTCGCGCTAGGCATCGTGTACTGCACCCGCTGTGGCCCCCACGCACCCAACAAGCGAGTTACTGACTGCTATCGCTGGGTCACCCACACTGGGAGCAAGGGAACAACAGAACCAATGCCCCACCGGGGCAGCCTCACAGGGGTACAGACCTGCAGAACCAGCGTGTGA